The genomic DNA ATAATTCTACACTAAAATagctaaaggaagctaaaaaTAGCTAGTCTCCCTGCTGAGATTTCACCACCCCAGGGGAGTCAGGTTCCCATTCAGAGATCCTGAGGACTAAAACCTGTTAGGGAAGAGATTCTGAGAcggaaaggaaagaatagattGGCTGAGTCAAATATAATAACAGGTACTGTATAAACTATCCCCTGAGCAAAGTTGTCAGGGTTGCTGATGGAGAAATTTAGTTCTTAGCTGAAGCCCAAGAGAGGCTGTGGATGAGTAATGAATAGGGGGAGAGATAAGGtatccttttctccatttcaaaaaGGGGGGGGTAGTATCTTATTCCAACTGTTCTAATATCATTGAGGGTAAGGGAGCACCACCCTGGGGATATAGCTTCATCAAGTTAGTGGGGTATGTGACTCCCAGCTTACCTGGAGTTGGGTAACCCCAGACCCTATAAAGAGACAGACTCAGTCTGTCTACAATATAATAGGGTCCAACCCACCGAGCTGTGCCAGGCTTGGGGAAGTTCAAGAGCATGACTTGGTCTCCCACATTCCACTCCTTCCCTTGAACTTCTTGCTGGAAGTAGCTACTCTGAGCTATGATAGACTGGTCCCCAGAGGCCAGAGCTGCCTGCAGTTGACTTTCAAGTATATTACTTTTCAGTTGCTGTAAAAACACATCCATCTTCAACCCTTCAACATGGGCCCCACTGAGCTCCCACCACAAGGATTCAGCCAGTCTCATCTCACTCCCAGTCACAACCGCAAAAGGTGTGGGtccagactccagggctctaAAGGCCATATGCAGAAGGGGCAGACAACTGGCCCAGTTCTTCCCATTAAGAATGATAAACTCCTTCAACAAATTCTTAAAAGCCTGGTTTGCGTTTCTGTCCCTCAATTCAGCAGGCTGAATATCCCCAGAGATGCTGCCCAGCTTGGCTCCCAGCACCAAACCACAGCTCATTAGGACATGCCTGGCAAACTGAGATCCCTGAGCTGCCTCCATCCTCACTGGCAACCCCCATCGGGAAAACACTTGCTGGACCAGCACCTGAGCCACCGCCATCTGCGTGAAGGACTTCAGTGGAAAAGCTTCTGTCCAGGAGGAATAGGAGTCGGCCACAATCAGCACATGCCTGTGGCCCTCCTCACTGGCAGGCACGGGCCCAATCACATCAATCTGAAGATTAGACCAGGGCATTGCTGATGTAGTGTTCCACTGAGTCCGCATACACTTGGACTCCTTGCTTAGGTTGTTTATTGAGGTACAGAACAAGCAGCATTTGCAGTAGGCCTTCACCTGTCCGTGCATCTTGGGCCACCAGCCTAACATCCTCACCCTCCTGAGTGTCTCGTCTGGGTCAGCATGGGGACCAGGAGGAACATCATGCACAGAATAAATCAGATCCTTCCGGATTTGTTCTGGGACAATCCAGACCTTGGGTCTTTTCATCTCTCTATACATGAGCAGGTTACACTCCCTAACAAAACTGACACCAGGTTCAAAAGGTTTAAGAGGTGAATGTCCAGGAAGTTTACGCCCAGCCTGCAGCTGGCAAATGGCTTCTAACAAAACAGCATCATTCTCCTGTAGTGCCTGAAGATTTGGGCTACTGCCCAAGGGATTGGAGACCACTCCAAGAGAAGGCATGATATGCCTTGGCAACTTCCACAGTGGCCCTGACCCTTGGGCACCCTGCTTGGCTAAAGACTCTACTGTTACACTGAATAGGGCTCCCTTATAAGAGGCTTTAAAAAGGAAGGGCAAAGTGGGGAGGCTGGAGGCCAGGGAAGTAATATAAGATAGCAGGGCTGGATGAGGCAATGGAGCCCCATCTGAGGACAGAAAACCACGAGAGTGCCAGAGAGGAAGAAGATCTATAAGGATGTTGAAAAGCCAACTACAATTAACCAGAAAAACTAGAGGAATACAGGAATGAACAAATCTCTCCAGGCCACAAGCCACAGCAGCCAGGTGGGCATAGGTTGGTGTATGAGGGGAACATGAGAAAGAGAGGGACAGGGGGGGACTGTCAGGAGACAGGACATACAACCCAAAACCTGCACACCACTCAGTATCCTGGTAAAAGCAGTACCCTGAAGTGTAAATACATACAAAGGAAGACAAGTCAGAAAAAGGTGGCAATatttggaaaaactgaggcaatgaATCAGGTGTGGGCATTGGGAGGCCACTGTCACCCAAAGGCCCCGGGAGGAAAGATGTGCCCAAAGTCCTCCTATCTTTATCTTGTACTAGGAGGGACCATCGGGCTAGCCATGTGTCAGAAGTTTCTAGATTCTCCCTCTGCTCAGGTTCCCCAGAGGTATAGGAGGCTTCCAGAACAACAGGAACAGATCCAAGCGAGGGAGCAAAACGCCTCACAGCCCAAGCCAGAGCACAGAGGCCACCACCTCTGCTCAGAGCAGCCTTGCCCTCCTGGGGGAGGAGGGGTTTTGAGGTGTAAGCAATGGGACGCCTCAGCCCTGCCCGCTCCTGTGTTAGGACAGCTGCCAAGGTCTTTTCACTCACTGCCACCTCCAGACGGTAGGGCAATTGGGGATCAGGGGGGACCAAGGAGAGGGCTGACACCAGAGCCTGCTTAAGGGCCAGGAATGCCTGAGAATGTTCAGGTGTCCATTGCCACTGTGTCTTCTTTTTGAGAAGGCCATGGAGAGGGGCAACAAGTGAGGAATAGCGGGGGATCACATCTTTGTGGCATCCCATAAATCCCACAAAGAAGGAGAGAGCAGAAAAGCTGGTTGGCACAGTTAGTTGAGCCAAGTGGTCAAGGACCCTTTGGCATGTGGGTTGCCCTGCCCCATGCCAAGGAATGTCAAGTTGAGAAGAGCCTctccagggagagagagaggtctcTGAAGTATTGTCCTGGAGGCTAAAATATCTGAGGATATCATCTGAAAGGAAGGGACATTCTTCTCGGAAAACTGTGGACAGGCAAGTGTCTAGAGATTCTTCCTCCTTGGCCATCAATTTCTCTACACCCTCTGTCAGTTTTTTCACCTTCCCCTTTTGTTGAGGTCCATAGCAGCCTCTCTTGAGATGCTTCTTACCCTGAAGCCCCTTGGCTTTTATGGGGAGAAAGGAGGCTTTGGTAGGAGGCTTTGTCTCCCAGACCTTCAGAAAAT from Macrotis lagotis isolate mMagLag1 chromosome 4, bilby.v1.9.chrom.fasta, whole genome shotgun sequence includes the following:
- the NYNRIN gene encoding protein NYNRIN; amino-acid sequence: MRGREPPGRFTVPAEAEDSVLELRPHVERIFRVQLRVLGEPEPGAPSIWLQLEGPPENVGRAKEYVKGLCSPELWEEVNYPPALHCIFLGACSLFLDCLCWGTSAHMVPQAPGSLLLGGLAEAFFMAQNRVEGLAKRLGRDSFSSPKSQGVPEAEVNKAFRALLEGREDEHSGALLRLPLAVQEELLRLVQEAVKDGGDAEWMGPLEAPLDGSPRPRPGRISAKPLLELRALQRGQYCGSRGEPGKVSQTEDRQGHVIREGMTILELGGRNRGKRVYREIPNLIPNCRGNKRPVNSPSFREEMLGLIRQVLGDGLSPLTLTGPSNVASASKAQGSHKPSSEPRIRWGDSSSKRKEDPHGKSSEEGTEQHRVNFSSENYTKLRSAQIREVGLAQKQLHNFEVKTAFKSQATIPFASWKSVGFPGTWGQGSPCRPLWLGPQHCGVGHSTFWRVQDGHSSPFPWGLEWGRNLSYNQPRQATPLKYKVQAQSSIPVRLDWKSRPLLRDPILVPPSCNPGWWQVIKTAPQMCQRPVTLTPGGYDVCSGSLQRSTLVGDWEPGILPTWLHEPRLVSTFGEQGPIQELVTPFPEMSLARAEILTDILRDVSCGQPFGPVPVSLLKYFGEPEKQRQPNCQPIHCFASGPVFRENRKKSKCPKTVSSDQHVPFVHPQVNNLVTSFQRFHEALRVPFTLSLENIPGKPGLRHIIIDGSNVAMVHGLQHFFSCRGIALAVQYFWDRGHREITVFLPNWRLRKNSRVREGHYLTKLHSLSLLSITPSRFVDGKRVTSYDDRFMVKLSEETDGVIVTNDQFRDLVDESKKWIGIIRERLLPFTFVGNIFMVPDDPLGRDGPTLDIFLRRTDGLELAVSNFLKVWETKPPTKASFLPIKAKGLQGKKHLKRGCYGPQQKGKVKKLTEGVEKLMAKEEESLDTCLSTVFREECPFLSDDILRYFSLQDNTSETSLSPWRGSSQLDIPWHGAGQPTCQRVLDHLAQLTVPTSFSALSFFVGFMGCHKDVIPRYSSLVAPLHGLLKKKTQWQWTPEHSQAFLALKQALVSALSLVPPDPQLPYRLEVAVSEKTLAAVLTQERAGLRRPIAYTSKPLLPQEGKAALSRGGGLCALAWAVRRFAPSLGSVPVVLEASYTSGEPEQRENLETSDTWLARWSLLVQDKDRRTLGTSFLPGPLGDSGLPMPTPDSLPQFFQILPPFSDLSSFVCIYTSGYCFYQDTEWCAGFGLYVLSPDSPPLSLSFSCSPHTPTYAHLAAVACGLERFVHSCIPLVFLVNCSWLFNILIDLLPLWHSRGFLSSDGAPLPHPALLSYITSLASSLPTLPFLFKASYKGALFSVTVESLAKQGAQGSGPLWKLPRHIMPSLGVVSNPLGSSPNLQALQENDAVLLEAICQLQAGRKLPGHSPLKPFEPGVSFVRECNLLMYREMKRPKVWIVPEQIRKDLIYSVHDVPPGPHADPDETLRRVRMLGWWPKMHGQVKAYCKCCLFCTSINNLSKESKCMRTQWNTTSAMPWSNLQIDVIGPVPASEEGHRHVLIVADSYSSWTEAFPLKSFTQMAVAQVLVQQVFSRWGLPVRMEAAQGSQFARHVLMSCGLVLGAKLGSISGDIQPAELRDRNANQAFKNLLKEFIILNGKNWASCLPLLHMAFRALESGPTPFAVVTGSEMRLAESLWWELSGAHVEGLKMDVFLQQLKSNILESQLQAALASGDQSIIAQSSYFQQEVQGKEWNVGDQVMLLNFPKPGTARWVGPYYIVDRLSLSLYRVWGYPTPGKLGVTYPTNLMKLYPQGGAPLPSMILEQLE